Proteins encoded together in one Passer domesticus isolate bPasDom1 chromosome 6, bPasDom1.hap1, whole genome shotgun sequence window:
- the ZBTB1 gene encoding zinc finger and BTB domain-containing protein 1 isoform X1, which produces MAKTSHSNYVLQQLNKQREWGFLCDCCIAIDDIYFQAHKAVLAACSAYFRMFFMNHQNTTAQLNLSNMKISAECFDLILQFMYLGKIMTAPANFEQFKVAMNYLQLYNVPECLEDIQDTDSNSLKCSSPASSTQTNKMIFGVRMYEDALARNGSEANRWGMEPPSSTVNTSHNKEPEEEPLHLNSFPEQLFDVCKKTTTSKFSHTKERVSHSRRFGRSFTCDSCGFSFSCEKLLDEHVLTCTNRHSYQSARYYSAEKIDFSEKNSTSKMISTQTEKYKGDSNHAADDSSSPVSNITSRKSSTVASETSGEEGSRASERKRIIIKVEPEDNPTDELKDFNIIKVADKDCNESSDNDDLDDEQEEPLYRYYVEEEMREKRNARKTLKPRLSMDEDERKCLKSPRHLNSKASSVQEDVENAPCELCGLTITEEDLSSHYLSKHIENICACGKCGQILVKGKQLQDHAQTCGEPQDLTMNGIRNSEEKMDLEENPEEQSEIRDMMFAEMLEDFRDSHFQMNSLQKNQLYKHSACPFRCPNCGQRFDTENLVVEHMSNCLEQDLFKNSMLEENERDHRRKHFCNLCGKGFYQRCHLREHYTVHTKEKQFVCQTCGKQFLRERQLRLHNDMHKGMARYVCSICDQGNFRKHDHVRHMISHLSAGETICQVCFQIFPNNEQLEQHRDVHLYTCGVCGAKFNLRKDMRSHYNAKHLKRT; this is translated from the coding sequence ATGGCAAAAACCAGCCATAGCAACTATGTCCTTCAGCAGCTAAACAAGCAAAGAGAGTGGGGCTTTCTGTGCGACTGCTGCATCGCTATCGATGATATTTATTTTCAAGCACATAAAGCAGTCCTTGCTGCCTGCAGCGCCTATTTTAGGATGTTTTTTATGAACCATCAAAACACTACAGCCCAGCTGAATCTAAGCAACATGAAGATTAGCGCTGAATGCTTTGATCTTATTTTACAGTTCATGTATTTAGGAAAAATTATGACAGCCCCTGCCAATTTCGAGCAATTTAAAGTGGCCATGAACTATTTACAGCTATATAATGTACCTGAGTGTCTAGAAGATATACAGGACACAGACTCAAATAGTTTAAAGTGTTCATCTCCTGCTTCTAGCACGCAGACTAATAAAATGATATTTGGTGTGAGAATGTATGAAGACGCACTTGCTAGAAATGGCAGCGAAGCAAACAGGTGGGGCATGGAGCCACCAAGTTCAACGGTAAATACATCCCATAACAAAGAGCCTGAGGAAGAACCTTTGCACCTCAACAGCTTCCCCGAGCAACTGTTTGATGTctgcaaaaaaaccaccacGTCCAAATTCTCTCACACGAAAGAGCGCGTGTCGCACTCGCGCCGGTTTGGAAGGAGCTTCACCTGCGACAGCTGCGGGTTTAGTTTTAGCTGTGAAAAGCTACTGGATGAGCACGTGTTAACATGCACCAACAGGCATTCCTACCAAAGTGCTAGGTACTACAGTGCTGAGAAAATAGACTTTAGTGAAAAGAACTCTACTTCTAAAATGATCTCCACACAAACAGAAAAGTACAAGGGGGACTCGAACCATGCTGCGGACGATTCGTCGTCTCCCGTGTCAAACATCACGAGCAGAAAAAGCAGCACTGTTGCCTCTGAGACATCAGGTGAAGAAGGAAGTAGAGCCTCTGAGAGGAAGAGGATTATCATCAAGGTGGAGCCAGAGGACAATCCTACGGATGAGCTGAAGGATTTTAATATTATCAAGGTGGCAGATAAAGACTGCAATGAGTCTTCTGACAATGACGACCTAGATGATGAACAGGAAGAGCCGCTTTACAGATACTACGTtgaggaagagatgagagagaagagaaatgcTCGTAAGACTCTAAAGCCTCGTTTATCCATGGATGAGGATGAAAGAAAGTGTTTGAAAAGTCCACGGCACCTTAACAGCAAAGCttcttcagtgcaggaagatGTGGAGAATGCTCCATGTGAACTTTGTGGGCTAACAATCACTGAGGAAGATCTGTCCTCTCATTATTTATCCAAACACATAGAAAATATATGTGCTTGTGGCAAGTGTGGTCAAATACTGGTCAAAGGCAAGCAGCTACAGGATCATGCACAGACCTGTGGAGAACCCCAGGATCTGACCATGAACGGGATCAGAAATTCTGAGGAGAAAATGGACTTGGAAGAAAACCCCGAGGAGCAGTCAGAAATAAGGGACATGATGTTTGCAGAGATGCTAGAGGACTTCAGGGACAGTCACTTCCAAATGAACAGCCTTCAGAAAAACCAGTTATACAAGCATTCTGCCTGTCCTTTCCGATGCCCTAATTGCGGCCAGCGTTTTGATACTGAAAACCTAGTGGTTGAACATATGTCAAACTGCCTGGAGCAAGATCTGTTCAAGAACTCCATGTTGGAAGAGAACGAGAGGGATCACAGGCGTAAGCATTTCTGCAACCTTTGCGGGAAAGGATTTTATCAGCGTTGCCACTTGCGGGAACACTATACCGTTCATACCAAGGAAAAACAGTTTGTTTGTCAGACATGTGGGAAGCAGTTCTTAAGAGAGCGCCAGTTGCGGCTCCACAATGATATGCACAAAGGCATGGCCAGGTATGTCTGTTCCATTTGTGATCAAGGAAACTTCCGAAAACATGACCATGTACGGCATATGATATCTCACTTATCAGCTGGAGAGACTATATGCCAGGTCTGCTTTCAGATATTCCCAAATAATGAgcaactggagcagcacagggatgttcatCTGTATACATGTGGAGTATGTGGAGCAAAATTTAATTTGAGGAAAGATATGAGATCTCACTATAATGCCAAGCATTTGAAAAGAACATAA
- the ZBTB1 gene encoding zinc finger and BTB domain-containing protein 1 isoform X2: MAKTSHSNYVLQQLNKQREWGFLCDCCIAIDDIYFQAHKAVLAACSAYFRMFFMNHQNTTAQLNLSNMKISAECFDLILQFMYLGKIMTAPANFEQFKVAMNYLQLYNVPECLEDIQDTDSNSLKCSSPASSTQTNKMIFGVRMYEDALARNGSEANRWGMEPPSSTVNTSHNKEPEEEPLHLNSFPEQLFDVCKKTTTSKFSHTKERVSHSRRFGRSFTCDSCGFSFSCEKLLDEHVLTCTNRHSYQSARYYSAEKIDFSEKNSTSKMISTQTEKYKGDSNHAADDSSSPVSNITSRKSSTVASETSGEEGSRASERKRIIIKVEPEDNPTDELKDFNIIKVADKDCNESSDNDDLDDEQEEPLYRYYVEEEMREKRNARKTLKPRLSMDEDERKCLKSPRHLNSKASSVQEDVENAPCELCGLTITEEDLSSHYLSKHIENICACGKCGQILVKGKQLQDHAQTCGEPQDLTMNGIRNSEEKMDLEENPEEQSEIRDMMFAEMLEDFRDSHFQMNSLQKNQLYKHSACPFRCPNCGQRFDTENLVVEHMSNCLEQDLFKNSMLEENERDHRRKHFCNLCGKGFYQRCHLREHYTVHTKEKQFVCQTCGKQFLRERQLRLHNDMHKGMASSEIGTSKLLNN; encoded by the coding sequence ATGGCAAAAACCAGCCATAGCAACTATGTCCTTCAGCAGCTAAACAAGCAAAGAGAGTGGGGCTTTCTGTGCGACTGCTGCATCGCTATCGATGATATTTATTTTCAAGCACATAAAGCAGTCCTTGCTGCCTGCAGCGCCTATTTTAGGATGTTTTTTATGAACCATCAAAACACTACAGCCCAGCTGAATCTAAGCAACATGAAGATTAGCGCTGAATGCTTTGATCTTATTTTACAGTTCATGTATTTAGGAAAAATTATGACAGCCCCTGCCAATTTCGAGCAATTTAAAGTGGCCATGAACTATTTACAGCTATATAATGTACCTGAGTGTCTAGAAGATATACAGGACACAGACTCAAATAGTTTAAAGTGTTCATCTCCTGCTTCTAGCACGCAGACTAATAAAATGATATTTGGTGTGAGAATGTATGAAGACGCACTTGCTAGAAATGGCAGCGAAGCAAACAGGTGGGGCATGGAGCCACCAAGTTCAACGGTAAATACATCCCATAACAAAGAGCCTGAGGAAGAACCTTTGCACCTCAACAGCTTCCCCGAGCAACTGTTTGATGTctgcaaaaaaaccaccacGTCCAAATTCTCTCACACGAAAGAGCGCGTGTCGCACTCGCGCCGGTTTGGAAGGAGCTTCACCTGCGACAGCTGCGGGTTTAGTTTTAGCTGTGAAAAGCTACTGGATGAGCACGTGTTAACATGCACCAACAGGCATTCCTACCAAAGTGCTAGGTACTACAGTGCTGAGAAAATAGACTTTAGTGAAAAGAACTCTACTTCTAAAATGATCTCCACACAAACAGAAAAGTACAAGGGGGACTCGAACCATGCTGCGGACGATTCGTCGTCTCCCGTGTCAAACATCACGAGCAGAAAAAGCAGCACTGTTGCCTCTGAGACATCAGGTGAAGAAGGAAGTAGAGCCTCTGAGAGGAAGAGGATTATCATCAAGGTGGAGCCAGAGGACAATCCTACGGATGAGCTGAAGGATTTTAATATTATCAAGGTGGCAGATAAAGACTGCAATGAGTCTTCTGACAATGACGACCTAGATGATGAACAGGAAGAGCCGCTTTACAGATACTACGTtgaggaagagatgagagagaagagaaatgcTCGTAAGACTCTAAAGCCTCGTTTATCCATGGATGAGGATGAAAGAAAGTGTTTGAAAAGTCCACGGCACCTTAACAGCAAAGCttcttcagtgcaggaagatGTGGAGAATGCTCCATGTGAACTTTGTGGGCTAACAATCACTGAGGAAGATCTGTCCTCTCATTATTTATCCAAACACATAGAAAATATATGTGCTTGTGGCAAGTGTGGTCAAATACTGGTCAAAGGCAAGCAGCTACAGGATCATGCACAGACCTGTGGAGAACCCCAGGATCTGACCATGAACGGGATCAGAAATTCTGAGGAGAAAATGGACTTGGAAGAAAACCCCGAGGAGCAGTCAGAAATAAGGGACATGATGTTTGCAGAGATGCTAGAGGACTTCAGGGACAGTCACTTCCAAATGAACAGCCTTCAGAAAAACCAGTTATACAAGCATTCTGCCTGTCCTTTCCGATGCCCTAATTGCGGCCAGCGTTTTGATACTGAAAACCTAGTGGTTGAACATATGTCAAACTGCCTGGAGCAAGATCTGTTCAAGAACTCCATGTTGGAAGAGAACGAGAGGGATCACAGGCGTAAGCATTTCTGCAACCTTTGCGGGAAAGGATTTTATCAGCGTTGCCACTTGCGGGAACACTATACCGTTCATACCAAGGAAAAACAGTTTGTTTGTCAGACATGTGGGAAGCAGTTCTTAAGAGAGCGCCAGTTGCGGCTCCACAATGATATGCACAAAGGCATGGCCAG
- the ZBTB25 gene encoding zinc finger and BTB domain-containing protein 25 has product MDTTGHSVLLLQQLNMQREFGFLCDCTVAIGDVYFKAHRAVLAAFSNYFKMIFIHQTSECIKIQPTDIQPDIFSYLLHIMYTGKGPKQTVSQSRLEEGIRFLHADHLSHIAIEMNQAFSPEPVQSSNLYGIQISTAHKLAKERLGAKESLPKAGGRAAAQGDHPQLQLSLAIGLDDVPLEQQAARPAAQPAALAKPAEERPKLSVSIKQERCDSEPVVSQSCTPPSPGVASPVLAKGGLKVHLCHYCGERFDSRDGLRQHLHTHVSGSLPFGVPASILESSDLGEVQPLAEDREPGDGHRLGAFLLKEDEHQLEHPSCSDLEPLQIGQLSLISKDHEPVELNCNFSFSRKRKISCTVCGRAFFRKSQLLEHMYTHRGKQHRYGRCQQLESPATPRFHPYCDSESVGKSSSLSQDHLDECILESDLIQESVDTILVE; this is encoded by the exons ATGGATACCACCGGCCACAgcgtcctcctcctccagcagctgaacatgCAGCGGGAGTTTGGCTTTCTGTGTGACTGCACAGTTGCCATTGGAGATGTTTACTTCAAAGCCCACAGAGCGGTGCTCGCTGCTTTTTCAAACTATTTTAAGATGATATTTATTCATCAGACGAG CGAGTGCATAAAAATTCAGCCTACAGACATCCAGCCCGACATATTTAGTTACTTGTTACATATAATGTACACTGGGAAGGGGCCAAAGCAGACCGTCAGCCAGAGCCGGCTGGAGGAGGGCATCCGCTTTCTGCACGCCGACCACCTCTCCCACATCGCCATCGAGATGAACCAGGCCTTCTCCCCAGAGCCGGTCCAGTCCTCCAACCTGTACGGGATCCAGATCTCCACGGCGCACAAGCTGGCGAAGGAGCGCCTGGGAGCGAAGGAGAGCCTGCCCAAGGCGGGCGGCAGGGCCGCGGCCCAGGGCGATCacccccagctgcagctgtcCCTGGCCATCGGCCTGGACGACGtccccctggagcagcaggccGCTCGCCCCGCGGCCCAGCCCGCCGCGCTGGCCAAGCCGGCGGAGGAGCGCCCCAAGCTCTCGGTTTCCATCAAGCAGGAGAGGTGCGACTCGGAGCCcgtggtgtcccagagctgcACCCCTCCTTCTCCGGGGGTAGCGAGCCCCGTCCTCGCCAAGGGCGGCCTCAAGGTGCACTTGTGCCACTACTGCGGGGAGCGCTTCGACTCGCGCGACGGGCTGCGGCAGCACCTGCACACCCACGTCTCGGGCTCGCTGCCCTTCGGCGTCCCGGCCTCCATCCTGGAGAGCAGCGACCTGGGCGAGGTGCAGCCTCTGGCTGAGGACAGGGAGCCGGGGGACGGCCATCGCCTCGGGGCCTTCCTCCTCAAGGAGGATGAGCATCAGCTGGAGCACCCGAGCTGCAGCGACCTGGAGCCTCTGCAGATCGGGCAGCTCTCCCTCATCTCCAAGGACCACGAACCGGTGGAGTTGAActgtaacttttctttctcaaggaagaggaagatcaGCTGCACCGTCTGCGGCCGCGCGTTTTTCCGGAAgagccagctgctggagcacatgTACACGCACAGAGGGAAGCAGCACAGGTACGgccgctgccagcagctggagagccCCGCCACCCCCAGGTTTCACCCTTACTGTGACAGCGAGAGTGTGGGTAAGAGCTCCAGCTTGTCCCAAGACCACTTAGATGAATGTATTCTGGAGTCAGATCTCATCCAAGAAAGCGTCGATACGATCCTGGTAGAGTAA